Part of the Bacillus sp. N1-1 genome, TTGTGAATGTCAGGCATTTCAAACCTATGGAACATGCAAGCACCTTGCTGCTGTTCTTATAGCGATTAGTGAAGAAGGTCCGCCAGAGAAAGAAAGCGAGAAACCATCGCAGGTAACTCAATCACCACGAAGTTATAACGAAACGAATCAGCTTATCCAAGTGCTAAGCGATTATCAACCGGAACCAGGTCGCTCAAACACGAGAGCAGATGAGCTTCAGGTTGAATTCACCTTGAAAGCAAGCTCATACCCAACTTTACGCAAATCTCAAGGGGATTCCCCCTGGACGCTAGAGCTTAAAGTAGGGGTAAATCGGTTATATGTCGTCAAAGACATCCGCTCATTTCTTGATGCAGTCCTTGAAGATCAGTCCTATTGGTTTACGAAAAAGTTCAGCTATGAACCTGATGAACACACGTTTCATGAATCAGATGAGCCACTCATGCAAATTCTGCTTTCGATTAGACGGAACGAAAAGGTTTATTTGGATTTGCCTGATAATTGGGGACGTTTCACTGAAAACCGAGAATTAATCCTCCCTCCTATAACAGCAAATGAATTTCTTGCAGAGTATTTAAAACAAGGTCGTTCCTTACGTTTTGAGTATAATCGCACTCTTCACGAAGAAACTGCGCTTGTTGATCGTAGTCTTCCATTTTCATTTGAAATTGAGGAGAAGGATAATGATTATGTGATTCAGTTAAATGGTTTTCAAAGCGCAGCATACTTCCCAACTTATGGCTGGTTATTTCATGATGAAAAGCTTTTCAAGCTTACTAAAAAGCAGCAGTCCTTATTACGGGACCTATCAGCTTTTCGAAACGCCGCTAGAAAAAGTGAACTTTCTATTTCACCCGCACAAATTGAGCCTTTTCTATCTCAAGTCGTTCCTGGATTAAGAAAACTTGGTGACGTGATCATTTCTGAGCAAATCAACGATAAAATCATTAATCCGGATTTACAAGCTCGAGTGTATGTGAATGCAGAGGGAGAGCGGTTGCTCGTTACGGTAGAATACGAATACGGTGATGATGTGATCAATCCATTTAAGGATAATTCTCGGATTGTCAATGAACAGGGAGGCATTGTTCTTAGAGATAGTGAGAAAGAACAAACGATTATGTCGTTGATTGAACAGGCTTCATTGAAATTTAACGGAAAAGAACTTTACGTTGAAGATGAAGCGTTAATTTTTGATTTTCTTTATTGGACAATCCCTGAGCTAAATGACCTTGCGGATGTTTTTCTAACAGAATCCGCACGAGCCTGGTTATTAGATGAATCAGCAGCTCCTGTGACATCTGTTGACATGGACAACAGTGGCAATTGGCTCGACGTTAGTTTTGACATGAAAGGGCTCGATGACGAAGAGATTTCGAATATCCTAAAAGCGGTCATTGAAAAAGACCGTTATTATCGCCTTTCGAATGGTACCTTTGTTTCAATGGAAAATGAAGATTTTCAACATGTTAGTCAATTATTCGACGACCTAAATATTAAACAAAATGATATTGAGCGAGGGGAGCTTCACCTTCCGCTTTATCGTGGCCTGCAGCTTGATGAAAGAATGAGTGGAGGGAAGCACGCATCTCGTTATAGCAAAGCTTTTCGAGACCTTATCTCGCGACTCAAACATCCTGAAGATCTCCAATTTCATCTTCCATCTGGCCTAGAAGCCGATCTCCGTTCTTACCAGATGACGGGTTTTCAATGGTTGAAGGCGCTGGCGCATTATCATCTTGGAGGCATTCTTGCGGATGACATGGGGCTAGGAAAGACGTTGCAGAGCATTACCTATTTGCTTTCTGAGAAAGAAAATAACCCTGACGCGACTGCTCTTGTTGTTGCCCCGGCTTCACTCATTTACAACTGGAAAAAAGAATTTGAGAAGTTTGCGCCAGGACTCATGATTGAAGTAAACACTGGTACTCCGGCAGAACGAAAGGAGCTTCTTAGCAAGGGGCTTCAACCAGACGTATGGATTACTTCGTATCCGACGCTCAGACAGGACATTGATCATTACGAAACGATTCAATTTGATTCCGTCATTCTTGATGAAGCACAGGCGATTAAAAACCCGGCAACCAAAACGTCGCAGGCAGTAAGGATGCTTCAGGCAAAGAAGCGTTTTGCACTAAGCGGTACGCCAATTGAAAATTCACTCGATGAACTATGGGCATTATTCCACTCGATTATGCCAGGGTTCTTTCCTGATCAAGCGACGTTTCGAAATTTGCCTCATGAGCGGATTTCAAGAATGGTCAAGCCGTTTATTCTAAGAAGAGTGAAGAAAGATGTTCTTAAAGAGCTTCCTGACAAAATTGAAACCGTTCAGGTTTCGGAG contains:
- a CDS encoding DEAD/DEAH box helicase, with translation MKHFSMFTKSEIKERFPVSFYQRGLTYFQNGRVSELTYDQEDQSYRAYVNGSSEYGVLIELLGDNWFGSCECQAFQTYGTCKHLAAVLIAISEEGPPEKESEKPSQVTQSPRSYNETNQLIQVLSDYQPEPGRSNTRADELQVEFTLKASSYPTLRKSQGDSPWTLELKVGVNRLYVVKDIRSFLDAVLEDQSYWFTKKFSYEPDEHTFHESDEPLMQILLSIRRNEKVYLDLPDNWGRFTENRELILPPITANEFLAEYLKQGRSLRFEYNRTLHEETALVDRSLPFSFEIEEKDNDYVIQLNGFQSAAYFPTYGWLFHDEKLFKLTKKQQSLLRDLSAFRNAARKSELSISPAQIEPFLSQVVPGLRKLGDVIISEQINDKIINPDLQARVYVNAEGERLLVTVEYEYGDDVINPFKDNSRIVNEQGGIVLRDSEKEQTIMSLIEQASLKFNGKELYVEDEALIFDFLYWTIPELNDLADVFLTESARAWLLDESAAPVTSVDMDNSGNWLDVSFDMKGLDDEEISNILKAVIEKDRYYRLSNGTFVSMENEDFQHVSQLFDDLNIKQNDIERGELHLPLYRGLQLDERMSGGKHASRYSKAFRDLISRLKHPEDLQFHLPSGLEADLRSYQMTGFQWLKALAHYHLGGILADDMGLGKTLQSITYLLSEKENNPDATALVVAPASLIYNWKKEFEKFAPGLMIEVNTGTPAERKELLSKGLQPDVWITSYPTLRQDIDHYETIQFDSVILDEAQAIKNPATKTSQAVRMLQAKKRFALSGTPIENSLDELWALFHSIMPGFFPDQATFRNLPHERISRMVKPFILRRVKKDVLKELPDKIETVQVSELTKQQKELYIGYLHRIQQETKESLAGDGFQKNRMKILAGLTRLRQLCCHPSLFVENYEGQSGKLEQLLEIVTTSIENQKRLLIFSQFSSMLKIIHQKLADLGYSVFYLDGQTPSKDRVEMTERFNGGENQIFLISLKAGGTGLNLTGADTVILYDLWWNPAVEEQAAGRAHRIGQKKVVQVMRLITQGTIEEKIYELQQKKKELIEKVIQPGETMISSLSEDEIKDILSI